A DNA window from Patagioenas fasciata isolate bPatFas1 chromosome 1, bPatFas1.hap1, whole genome shotgun sequence contains the following coding sequences:
- the MYRFL gene encoding myelin regulatory factor-like protein isoform X3 has protein sequence MDVVGENEALQQFFEGKDVHGALENPMVDTSMLEEFISSDLEFGTLQSQLPDSPPDSGSERCSPPQLQTPWYDPAWPSGLQTQLPCPSAVAPSKLPCRLMEMYSDPSASGHPCTIPQGCSLKTENAVTAWNNSTSSNFLGFNYSYFQPNASQISGISAASGKKRKLSQLLGDATDSPVRSQDSRQETVKDCAAEVQEYDSDGQNAALEKCCQALTWQPYQTSQWNSLFNSNYEKLPTIGCHIVTDKGFNFSTTDDAFVCQKKNHFQITVHIRVTGHPKYVNTQLGRKLIEKFYLKAFGIKVETPNQTIAIEQSQSDRSKKTFHPVKVDLPGDQITKVTLGRLHFGETTANNMRKKGKPNPDQRYFMLVVGLYAVSQDQFYLLTANVSEKIIVRASNPGQFENDSDVLWQRGHVPETTVYHGRVGINTDAPDEALVVCGNAKVMGRVMHPSDSRAKQNIREVDTNEQLRRITQMRLVEYDYKPEFASVMGIKNTHETGIIAQEVKELLPQAVREVGDVACDDGEKIENFLMVDKDQIFMENVGAVKQLCKLTNNLEVRIEELEQWNRKLARLKRMSSLKSTVSEESKASRYSRATSLLTSKKSVPLKSSKVCLSSRKKIFRVTIIALLTLMALCGLAIWTLYLLSIHDRRFEKQPIYSSTSGSVMLLPTTTTPAFQGETTISQSTQSISTIPEVNFCDILPCDTVCCCPIQQQNVKSLSYEKNNANEIQPCFSLVS, from the exons GGAAAGATGTCCATGGAGCTTTGGAGAATCCCATGGTGGATACAAGTATGTTGGAAGAATTCATCAGTAGTGACCTAGAGTTTGGAACTTT GCAAAGCCAGTTGCCAGACTCTCCACCGGACTCTGGATCAGAACGATGTTCACCGCCACAGCTCCAGA CCCCATGGTATGACCCTGCATGGCCCAGTGGGCTGCAGACTCAGCTTCCATGCCCATCTGCTGTGGCACCCAGCAAGCTGCCCTGCAGGTTGATGGAGATGTACTCTGACCCCAGTGCCAGTGGTCATCCTTGCACCATCCCCCAAGGCTGCTCTCTGAAGACAGAAAATGCTGTGACTGCTTGGAATAATTCTACGTCCTCCAACTTTTTGGGTTTTAATTATTCGTATTTTCAACCAAATGCATCTCAGATTTCTGG TATTTCTgcagcatcaggaaaaaaaaggaagctctCACAATTATTGGGAGATGCCACTGATTCTCCAGTCCGATCTCAGGACTCCAGACAAG AAACTGTTAAGGACTGTGCTGCTGAAGTGCAAGAATATGACAGTGATGGACAGAATGCAGCTTTGGAAAAATGCTGTCAAGCTCTAACATGGCAACCTTATCAAACTTCTCAGTGGAACAGCTTATTTAACTCTAATTATGAAAAACT ACCCACTATAGGATGTCACATTGTCACAGATAAAGGATTTAATTTTTCAACAACAGATGATGCCTTTGTGTGCCAGAAGAAGAATCATTTCCAAATCACAGTCCATATTAGAGTCACTGGACATCCAAAATATGTAAACACTCAGCTGGGGAGAAAACTAATAGAAAAGTTTTACTTGAAAGCTTTTGGAATAAAG GTGGAAACTCCAAATCAAACGATTGCTATTGAACAGTCTCAGTCAGATCGAAGCAAAAAAACTTTCCATCCTGTTAA aGTTGACCTACCAGGGGACCAGATAACTAAAGTAACACTGGGAAGGTTGCATTTCGGTGAAACAACAGCAAACAATATGAGAAAAAAGGGGAAACCTAATCCTGACCAGAG ATACTTCATGCTGGTAGTTGGACTGTATGCTGTCTCTCAGGACCAATTCTACCTACTGACTGCAAATGTCTCTGAAAAGATCATTGTGAGG gcaTCTAACCCAGGGCAGTTTGAGAATGACAGTGATGTACTGTGGCAGCGAGGACATGTTCCAGAGACGACAGTCTATCATGGTCGAGTAGGAATTAACACAGATGCACCAGATGAAGCACTGGTTGTCTGTGGAAATGCAAAAGTTATGGGCAGAGTCATGCATCCATCTGACAGCCGAGCAAAACAGAATATCCGGGAG GTTGATACGAACGAGCAGTTGAGGAGAATAACACAAATGAGGCTGGTGGAGTATGACTACAAGCCTGAATTTGCATCTGTTATGGGAATAAAAAACACCCATGAAACAG GAATAATAGCCCAGGAAGTCAAGGAGCTTTTACCTCAAGCTGTTAGAGAAGTTGGAGATGTTGCTTGTGATGACggagaaaaaatagaaaacttcCTCATGGTTGACAAG GATCAGATCTTTATGGAGAATGTTGGTGCTGTAAAACAGCTTTGTAAACTAACGAATAATCTTGAAGTCAGAATAGAAGAATTGGAACAGTGGAATAGGAAACTGGCCAGGCTGAAACGGATGAGCAGTTTAAAGTCAACAGTCAGTGAAGAGAGCAAAGCCAG CAGGTATAGTCGAGCTACTAGTCTTCTGACATCAAAAAAATCAGTACCATTAAAATCCAGCAAG gTTTGTTTGTCAAGCAGGAAGAAGATTTTCCGGGTGACTATAATAGCTTTGCTCACTCTTATGGCACTATG CGGTCTGGCAATATGGACCCTATACTTACTTAGCATTCATGACAGACGTTTTGAAAAACAGCCCATTTACAG CAGTACCTCAGGCTCTGTTATGCTCTTGCCCACTACCACTACACCAG CTTTTCAGGGGGAAACCACCATTTCTCAGAGCACGCAATCCATCAGCACTATCCCTGAAGTGAATTTCTGTGACATTTTGCCTTGTGACACGGTCTGTTGTTGTCCAATTCAGCAACAGAATGTCAAATCTCTAAGTTATGAGAAAAACAATGCAAACGAGATAC AGCCTTGTTTCTCCCTGGTGTCTTAA
- the MYRFL gene encoding myelin regulatory factor-like protein isoform X1 — MDVVGENEALQQFFEGKDVHGALENPMVDTSMLEEFISSDLEFGTLQSQLPDSPPDSGSERCSPPQLQTPWYDPAWPSGLQTQLPCPSAVAPSKLPCRLMEMYSDPSASGHPCTIPQGCSLKTENAVTAWNNSTSSNFLGFNYSYFQPNASQISGISAASGKKRKLSQLLGDATDSPVRSQDSRQETVKDCAAEVQEYDSDGQNAALEKCCQALTWQPYQTSQWNSLFNSNYEKLPTIGCHIVTDKGFNFSTTDDAFVCQKKNHFQITVHIRVTGHPKYVNTQLGRKLIEKFYLKAFGIKVETPNQTIAIEQSQSDRSKKTFHPVKVDLPGDQITKVTLGRLHFGETTANNMRKKGKPNPDQRYFMLVVGLYAVSQDQFYLLTANVSEKIIVRASNPGQFENDSDVLWQRGHVPETTVYHGRVGINTDAPDEALVVCGNAKVMGRVMHPSDSRAKQNIREVDTNEQLRRITQMRLVEYDYKPEFASVMGIKNTHETGIIAQEVKELLPQAVREVGDVACDDGEKIENFLMVDKDQIFMENVGAVKQLCKLTNNLEVRIEELEQWNRKLARLKRMSSLKSTVSEESKASRYSRATSLLTSKKSVPLKSSKVCLSSRKKIFRVTIIALLTLMALCGLAIWTLYLLSIHDRRFEKQPIYSSTSGSVMLLPTTTTPAFQGETTISQSTQSISTIPEVNFCDILPCDTVCCCPIQQQNVKSLSYEKNNANEIRNKSNMLPERRIFNRIPDLGNDWIDTRISSIQILETQQSIDNRYCSKNLQSRSGNYSYVIPVNKYTPMNVEMSLEMNTTEPLIIFLCKVTFGNYCSYYSSNRNSRNDFLETTQGRQHIWTLPVAKFYDSKYHFRVAAPGFAACSTDRYFAGIFFTDYYFYFYRQCN, encoded by the exons GGAAAGATGTCCATGGAGCTTTGGAGAATCCCATGGTGGATACAAGTATGTTGGAAGAATTCATCAGTAGTGACCTAGAGTTTGGAACTTT GCAAAGCCAGTTGCCAGACTCTCCACCGGACTCTGGATCAGAACGATGTTCACCGCCACAGCTCCAGA CCCCATGGTATGACCCTGCATGGCCCAGTGGGCTGCAGACTCAGCTTCCATGCCCATCTGCTGTGGCACCCAGCAAGCTGCCCTGCAGGTTGATGGAGATGTACTCTGACCCCAGTGCCAGTGGTCATCCTTGCACCATCCCCCAAGGCTGCTCTCTGAAGACAGAAAATGCTGTGACTGCTTGGAATAATTCTACGTCCTCCAACTTTTTGGGTTTTAATTATTCGTATTTTCAACCAAATGCATCTCAGATTTCTGG TATTTCTgcagcatcaggaaaaaaaaggaagctctCACAATTATTGGGAGATGCCACTGATTCTCCAGTCCGATCTCAGGACTCCAGACAAG AAACTGTTAAGGACTGTGCTGCTGAAGTGCAAGAATATGACAGTGATGGACAGAATGCAGCTTTGGAAAAATGCTGTCAAGCTCTAACATGGCAACCTTATCAAACTTCTCAGTGGAACAGCTTATTTAACTCTAATTATGAAAAACT ACCCACTATAGGATGTCACATTGTCACAGATAAAGGATTTAATTTTTCAACAACAGATGATGCCTTTGTGTGCCAGAAGAAGAATCATTTCCAAATCACAGTCCATATTAGAGTCACTGGACATCCAAAATATGTAAACACTCAGCTGGGGAGAAAACTAATAGAAAAGTTTTACTTGAAAGCTTTTGGAATAAAG GTGGAAACTCCAAATCAAACGATTGCTATTGAACAGTCTCAGTCAGATCGAAGCAAAAAAACTTTCCATCCTGTTAA aGTTGACCTACCAGGGGACCAGATAACTAAAGTAACACTGGGAAGGTTGCATTTCGGTGAAACAACAGCAAACAATATGAGAAAAAAGGGGAAACCTAATCCTGACCAGAG ATACTTCATGCTGGTAGTTGGACTGTATGCTGTCTCTCAGGACCAATTCTACCTACTGACTGCAAATGTCTCTGAAAAGATCATTGTGAGG gcaTCTAACCCAGGGCAGTTTGAGAATGACAGTGATGTACTGTGGCAGCGAGGACATGTTCCAGAGACGACAGTCTATCATGGTCGAGTAGGAATTAACACAGATGCACCAGATGAAGCACTGGTTGTCTGTGGAAATGCAAAAGTTATGGGCAGAGTCATGCATCCATCTGACAGCCGAGCAAAACAGAATATCCGGGAG GTTGATACGAACGAGCAGTTGAGGAGAATAACACAAATGAGGCTGGTGGAGTATGACTACAAGCCTGAATTTGCATCTGTTATGGGAATAAAAAACACCCATGAAACAG GAATAATAGCCCAGGAAGTCAAGGAGCTTTTACCTCAAGCTGTTAGAGAAGTTGGAGATGTTGCTTGTGATGACggagaaaaaatagaaaacttcCTCATGGTTGACAAG GATCAGATCTTTATGGAGAATGTTGGTGCTGTAAAACAGCTTTGTAAACTAACGAATAATCTTGAAGTCAGAATAGAAGAATTGGAACAGTGGAATAGGAAACTGGCCAGGCTGAAACGGATGAGCAGTTTAAAGTCAACAGTCAGTGAAGAGAGCAAAGCCAG CAGGTATAGTCGAGCTACTAGTCTTCTGACATCAAAAAAATCAGTACCATTAAAATCCAGCAAG gTTTGTTTGTCAAGCAGGAAGAAGATTTTCCGGGTGACTATAATAGCTTTGCTCACTCTTATGGCACTATG CGGTCTGGCAATATGGACCCTATACTTACTTAGCATTCATGACAGACGTTTTGAAAAACAGCCCATTTACAG CAGTACCTCAGGCTCTGTTATGCTCTTGCCCACTACCACTACACCAG CTTTTCAGGGGGAAACCACCATTTCTCAGAGCACGCAATCCATCAGCACTATCCCTGAAGTGAATTTCTGTGACATTTTGCCTTGTGACACGGTCTGTTGTTGTCCAATTCAGCAACAGAATGTCAAATCTCTAAGTTATGAGAAAAACAATGCAAACGAGATAC GAAACAAAAGTAACATGTTACCTGAAAGAAGAATATTTAATAGAATACCTGATCTTGGAAATGACT GGATTGACACAAGAATCAGTTCCATACAGATTTTGGAAACACAGCAAAGCATTGACAACCGCTATTGTAGTAAAAATCTACAGTCCAG GTCTGGAAATTACAGCTATGTTATTCCTGTTAACAAATATACACCCATGAATgtagaaatgtcactggaaatgAA CACCACAGAACCATTAATTATATTTCTCTGCAAAGTCACATTTGGAAATTATTGCTCCTATTATTCTTCAAACCGAAACAGTAGGAACGATTTCCTCGAAACCACACAG GGACGTCAGCATATTTGGACTCTCCCTGTAGCTAAATTTTATGACAGCAAGTACCATTTCCGTGTAGCTGCACCG ggTTTTGCAGCCTGCTCGACAGATCGTTAttttgctgggattttttttactGATTACTACTTCTATTTTTATCGGCAGTGCAACTAA
- the MYRFL gene encoding myelin regulatory factor-like protein isoform X2 gives MDVVGENEALQQFFEGKDVHGALENPMVDTSMLEEFISSDLEFGTLQSQLPDSPPDSGSERCSPPQLQTPWYDPAWPSGLQTQLPCPSAVAPSKLPCRLMEMYSDPSASGHPCTIPQGCSLKTENAVTAWNNSTSSNFLGFNYSYFQPNASQISGISAASGKKRKLSQLLGDATDSPVRSQDSRQETVKDCAAEVQEYDSDGQNAALEKCCQALTWQPYQTSQWNSLFNSNYEKLPTIGCHIVTDKGFNFSTTDDAFVCQKKNHFQITVHIRVTGHPKYVNTQLGRKLIEKFYLKAFGIKVETPNQTIAIEQSQSDRSKKTFHPVKVDLPGDQITKVTLGRLHFGETTANNMRKKGKPNPDQRYFMLVVGLYAVSQDQFYLLTANVSEKIIVRASNPGQFENDSDVLWQRGHVPETTVYHGRVGINTDAPDEALVVCGNAKVMGRVMHPSDSRAKQNIREVDTNEQLRRITQMRLVEYDYKPEFASVMGIKNTHETGIIAQEVKELLPQAVREVGDVACDDGEKIENFLMVDKDQIFMENVGAVKQLCKLTNNLEVRIEELEQWNRKLARLKRMSSLKSTVSEESKASRYSRATSLLTSKKSVPLKSSKVCLSSRKKIFRVTIIALLTLMALCGLAIWTLYLLSIHDRRFEKQPIYSTSGSVMLLPTTTTPAFQGETTISQSTQSISTIPEVNFCDILPCDTVCCCPIQQQNVKSLSYEKNNANEIRNKSNMLPERRIFNRIPDLGNDWIDTRISSIQILETQQSIDNRYCSKNLQSRSGNYSYVIPVNKYTPMNVEMSLEMNTTEPLIIFLCKVTFGNYCSYYSSNRNSRNDFLETTQGRQHIWTLPVAKFYDSKYHFRVAAPGFAACSTDRYFAGIFFTDYYFYFYRQCN, from the exons GGAAAGATGTCCATGGAGCTTTGGAGAATCCCATGGTGGATACAAGTATGTTGGAAGAATTCATCAGTAGTGACCTAGAGTTTGGAACTTT GCAAAGCCAGTTGCCAGACTCTCCACCGGACTCTGGATCAGAACGATGTTCACCGCCACAGCTCCAGA CCCCATGGTATGACCCTGCATGGCCCAGTGGGCTGCAGACTCAGCTTCCATGCCCATCTGCTGTGGCACCCAGCAAGCTGCCCTGCAGGTTGATGGAGATGTACTCTGACCCCAGTGCCAGTGGTCATCCTTGCACCATCCCCCAAGGCTGCTCTCTGAAGACAGAAAATGCTGTGACTGCTTGGAATAATTCTACGTCCTCCAACTTTTTGGGTTTTAATTATTCGTATTTTCAACCAAATGCATCTCAGATTTCTGG TATTTCTgcagcatcaggaaaaaaaaggaagctctCACAATTATTGGGAGATGCCACTGATTCTCCAGTCCGATCTCAGGACTCCAGACAAG AAACTGTTAAGGACTGTGCTGCTGAAGTGCAAGAATATGACAGTGATGGACAGAATGCAGCTTTGGAAAAATGCTGTCAAGCTCTAACATGGCAACCTTATCAAACTTCTCAGTGGAACAGCTTATTTAACTCTAATTATGAAAAACT ACCCACTATAGGATGTCACATTGTCACAGATAAAGGATTTAATTTTTCAACAACAGATGATGCCTTTGTGTGCCAGAAGAAGAATCATTTCCAAATCACAGTCCATATTAGAGTCACTGGACATCCAAAATATGTAAACACTCAGCTGGGGAGAAAACTAATAGAAAAGTTTTACTTGAAAGCTTTTGGAATAAAG GTGGAAACTCCAAATCAAACGATTGCTATTGAACAGTCTCAGTCAGATCGAAGCAAAAAAACTTTCCATCCTGTTAA aGTTGACCTACCAGGGGACCAGATAACTAAAGTAACACTGGGAAGGTTGCATTTCGGTGAAACAACAGCAAACAATATGAGAAAAAAGGGGAAACCTAATCCTGACCAGAG ATACTTCATGCTGGTAGTTGGACTGTATGCTGTCTCTCAGGACCAATTCTACCTACTGACTGCAAATGTCTCTGAAAAGATCATTGTGAGG gcaTCTAACCCAGGGCAGTTTGAGAATGACAGTGATGTACTGTGGCAGCGAGGACATGTTCCAGAGACGACAGTCTATCATGGTCGAGTAGGAATTAACACAGATGCACCAGATGAAGCACTGGTTGTCTGTGGAAATGCAAAAGTTATGGGCAGAGTCATGCATCCATCTGACAGCCGAGCAAAACAGAATATCCGGGAG GTTGATACGAACGAGCAGTTGAGGAGAATAACACAAATGAGGCTGGTGGAGTATGACTACAAGCCTGAATTTGCATCTGTTATGGGAATAAAAAACACCCATGAAACAG GAATAATAGCCCAGGAAGTCAAGGAGCTTTTACCTCAAGCTGTTAGAGAAGTTGGAGATGTTGCTTGTGATGACggagaaaaaatagaaaacttcCTCATGGTTGACAAG GATCAGATCTTTATGGAGAATGTTGGTGCTGTAAAACAGCTTTGTAAACTAACGAATAATCTTGAAGTCAGAATAGAAGAATTGGAACAGTGGAATAGGAAACTGGCCAGGCTGAAACGGATGAGCAGTTTAAAGTCAACAGTCAGTGAAGAGAGCAAAGCCAG CAGGTATAGTCGAGCTACTAGTCTTCTGACATCAAAAAAATCAGTACCATTAAAATCCAGCAAG gTTTGTTTGTCAAGCAGGAAGAAGATTTTCCGGGTGACTATAATAGCTTTGCTCACTCTTATGGCACTATG CGGTCTGGCAATATGGACCCTATACTTACTTAGCATTCATGACAGACGTTTTGAAAAACAGCCCATTTACAG TACCTCAGGCTCTGTTATGCTCTTGCCCACTACCACTACACCAG CTTTTCAGGGGGAAACCACCATTTCTCAGAGCACGCAATCCATCAGCACTATCCCTGAAGTGAATTTCTGTGACATTTTGCCTTGTGACACGGTCTGTTGTTGTCCAATTCAGCAACAGAATGTCAAATCTCTAAGTTATGAGAAAAACAATGCAAACGAGATAC GAAACAAAAGTAACATGTTACCTGAAAGAAGAATATTTAATAGAATACCTGATCTTGGAAATGACT GGATTGACACAAGAATCAGTTCCATACAGATTTTGGAAACACAGCAAAGCATTGACAACCGCTATTGTAGTAAAAATCTACAGTCCAG GTCTGGAAATTACAGCTATGTTATTCCTGTTAACAAATATACACCCATGAATgtagaaatgtcactggaaatgAA CACCACAGAACCATTAATTATATTTCTCTGCAAAGTCACATTTGGAAATTATTGCTCCTATTATTCTTCAAACCGAAACAGTAGGAACGATTTCCTCGAAACCACACAG GGACGTCAGCATATTTGGACTCTCCCTGTAGCTAAATTTTATGACAGCAAGTACCATTTCCGTGTAGCTGCACCG ggTTTTGCAGCCTGCTCGACAGATCGTTAttttgctgggattttttttactGATTACTACTTCTATTTTTATCGGCAGTGCAACTAA
- the MYRFL gene encoding myelin regulatory factor-like protein isoform X4 encodes MDVVGENEALQQFFEGKDVHGALENPMVDTSMLEEFISSDLEFGTLQSQLPDSPPDSGSERCSPPQLQTPWYDPAWPSGLQTQLPCPSAVAPSKLPCRLMEMYSDPSASGHPCTIPQGCSLKTENAVTAWNNSTSSNFLGFNYSYFQPNASQISGISAASGKKRKLSQLLGDATDSPVRSQDSRQETVKDCAAEVQEYDSDGQNAALEKCCQALTWQPYQTSQWNSLFNSNYEKLPTIGCHIVTDKGFNFSTTDDAFVCQKKNHFQITVHIRVTGHPKYVNTQLGRKLIEKFYLKAFGIKVETPNQTIAIEQSQSDRSKKTFHPVKVDLPGDQITKVTLGRLHFGETTANNMRKKGKPNPDQRYFMLVVGLYAVSQDQFYLLTANVSEKIIVRASNPGQFENDSDVLWQRGHVPETTVYHGRVGINTDAPDEALVVCGNAKVMGRVMHPSDSRAKQNIREVDTNEQLRRITQMRLVEYDYKPEFASVMGIKNTHETGIIAQEVKELLPQAVREVGDVACDDGEKIENFLMVDKDQIFMENVGAVKQLCKLTNNLEVRIEELEQWNRKLARLKRMSSLKSTVSEESKASRYSRATSLLTSKKSVPLKSSKVCLSSRKKIFRVTIIALLTLMALCGLAIWTLYLLSIHDRRFEKQPIYSSTSGSVMLLPTTTTPAFQGETTISQSTQSISTIPEVNFCDILPCDTVCCCPIQQQNVKSLSYEKNNANEIPGCF; translated from the exons GGAAAGATGTCCATGGAGCTTTGGAGAATCCCATGGTGGATACAAGTATGTTGGAAGAATTCATCAGTAGTGACCTAGAGTTTGGAACTTT GCAAAGCCAGTTGCCAGACTCTCCACCGGACTCTGGATCAGAACGATGTTCACCGCCACAGCTCCAGA CCCCATGGTATGACCCTGCATGGCCCAGTGGGCTGCAGACTCAGCTTCCATGCCCATCTGCTGTGGCACCCAGCAAGCTGCCCTGCAGGTTGATGGAGATGTACTCTGACCCCAGTGCCAGTGGTCATCCTTGCACCATCCCCCAAGGCTGCTCTCTGAAGACAGAAAATGCTGTGACTGCTTGGAATAATTCTACGTCCTCCAACTTTTTGGGTTTTAATTATTCGTATTTTCAACCAAATGCATCTCAGATTTCTGG TATTTCTgcagcatcaggaaaaaaaaggaagctctCACAATTATTGGGAGATGCCACTGATTCTCCAGTCCGATCTCAGGACTCCAGACAAG AAACTGTTAAGGACTGTGCTGCTGAAGTGCAAGAATATGACAGTGATGGACAGAATGCAGCTTTGGAAAAATGCTGTCAAGCTCTAACATGGCAACCTTATCAAACTTCTCAGTGGAACAGCTTATTTAACTCTAATTATGAAAAACT ACCCACTATAGGATGTCACATTGTCACAGATAAAGGATTTAATTTTTCAACAACAGATGATGCCTTTGTGTGCCAGAAGAAGAATCATTTCCAAATCACAGTCCATATTAGAGTCACTGGACATCCAAAATATGTAAACACTCAGCTGGGGAGAAAACTAATAGAAAAGTTTTACTTGAAAGCTTTTGGAATAAAG GTGGAAACTCCAAATCAAACGATTGCTATTGAACAGTCTCAGTCAGATCGAAGCAAAAAAACTTTCCATCCTGTTAA aGTTGACCTACCAGGGGACCAGATAACTAAAGTAACACTGGGAAGGTTGCATTTCGGTGAAACAACAGCAAACAATATGAGAAAAAAGGGGAAACCTAATCCTGACCAGAG ATACTTCATGCTGGTAGTTGGACTGTATGCTGTCTCTCAGGACCAATTCTACCTACTGACTGCAAATGTCTCTGAAAAGATCATTGTGAGG gcaTCTAACCCAGGGCAGTTTGAGAATGACAGTGATGTACTGTGGCAGCGAGGACATGTTCCAGAGACGACAGTCTATCATGGTCGAGTAGGAATTAACACAGATGCACCAGATGAAGCACTGGTTGTCTGTGGAAATGCAAAAGTTATGGGCAGAGTCATGCATCCATCTGACAGCCGAGCAAAACAGAATATCCGGGAG GTTGATACGAACGAGCAGTTGAGGAGAATAACACAAATGAGGCTGGTGGAGTATGACTACAAGCCTGAATTTGCATCTGTTATGGGAATAAAAAACACCCATGAAACAG GAATAATAGCCCAGGAAGTCAAGGAGCTTTTACCTCAAGCTGTTAGAGAAGTTGGAGATGTTGCTTGTGATGACggagaaaaaatagaaaacttcCTCATGGTTGACAAG GATCAGATCTTTATGGAGAATGTTGGTGCTGTAAAACAGCTTTGTAAACTAACGAATAATCTTGAAGTCAGAATAGAAGAATTGGAACAGTGGAATAGGAAACTGGCCAGGCTGAAACGGATGAGCAGTTTAAAGTCAACAGTCAGTGAAGAGAGCAAAGCCAG CAGGTATAGTCGAGCTACTAGTCTTCTGACATCAAAAAAATCAGTACCATTAAAATCCAGCAAG gTTTGTTTGTCAAGCAGGAAGAAGATTTTCCGGGTGACTATAATAGCTTTGCTCACTCTTATGGCACTATG CGGTCTGGCAATATGGACCCTATACTTACTTAGCATTCATGACAGACGTTTTGAAAAACAGCCCATTTACAG CAGTACCTCAGGCTCTGTTATGCTCTTGCCCACTACCACTACACCAG CTTTTCAGGGGGAAACCACCATTTCTCAGAGCACGCAATCCATCAGCACTATCCCTGAAGTGAATTTCTGTGACATTTTGCCTTGTGACACGGTCTGTTGTTGTCCAATTCAGCAACAGAATGTCAAATCTCTAAGTTATGAGAAAAACAATGCAAACGAGATAC CTGGCTGCTTTTGA